The Asticcacaulis sp. EMRT-3 region TCAAAGCCTGTCTGATTGACGAACAGGGATTCGCCGCCAAGCCGCAGATCCTGGCTTTCGAACGGCAGGATGATCTTGGTGGCCGAACGCCGTGGTTTGCCGAACAGTCCCACCTCATCGGGCCTGAGGCTGTGCTTGATCAGGATCGCCTTGTTGAGCTTGGGATTGTGAAAAAACGGCTTCAGCGCATAGTCGGGATCACGCGCGCAATGAACATAGACATGGTTGAGATTGAGGATGCGGCTGGTCGAGGCCGTTTCCGAAATATTGGCCAGGTTGCGAAAATCGCGTGAACGGCGGGCGGCGCACATTCAGGCCTTACTCCGCCAGACAGGACAGGCTGTCCTCGAAATCCATCAGCACATCGGCATAGTCGTTCGGATCGAGCAGGCCGAAATAGTCGGTGCGGCTCATCCGATAGGCCCAGAACGAACTGATATGGCCGAGAATGGCCACGCTCTCGCCCAACTCATAAAACAGGCTTGGCCCATCGAGCAGGAACTGACGGAAAGGCCCCGGATCGCCGCGTTCCACCAGCGCCCCATAGGCGGTGTCATAGATGTTGAGCGTGCGGCCGATGCTGGTAATGGCGGCGACAATGCGCTTCACAAGACGCGGACGCACCTCAGTCAGATATTCGGCAATGGCGGCTTCAGGCTTGCCGCGCGGCTGATATTTGGCCAGCCCTTCGATGACCCCCCTCATCTCTTCTTGCAGTTCAAGATACCGCCATTTGAAATAGAGGAAGCCGCGCCACGAAAAAATACCGTCGGAAAAGGCTTCATCCGACAGGCGCAGCGTCATTTTGAGCGGCAAAAGTTCGCGGTCGAGTTCATTCGACAGGATCTTGCTGGCCAGCTTGACCGCCGCTCCGTTGACCGCCTCACCAAAGGCGACACGCACCAGTTTCTCAATCTCGCTATTGGCGAAACCGATCATCTTCTGCACATCGTGCGGCGAAATCTTGAGATAGCAGGGGGCGGGTTTGAAACCATTGCGGCCCAGAAGCTCGCGCACCAGAAACGGATCGAGCGACGGGATCGAATCGAGCAGGCGCAGAATCTGGATGTCGCTGTCGCTGTTGATGTCATCAATGCCTAAAAAGGCGCGGCAGAAGGCGTCAAAGCCGACCTGTCCGACAAAGACCGAACTGGCCCCCAGTTTGAGATCGCCGGGATCAAAGGGCAGCACCACCTTGGTGGCCGTGCGACGCGGACGGGCAAACGCATCCTGCTCATTGGCGCGCAGGGTATGTTTGATGATGATGGCGCGATTGAGCCGGGTGTCGCGGAAGAACGGCTTGGCCAGATAGGCCTTGTCATTGGCCGAGGACAGATAGATCTGCTAGATCTGCGACAGGTTAAGCACGCGCGAGGTCGAGGCCGTGTCGCCCAGATTGGCCAGGCTGCGCACATCGCGGCCTTGTTTGGCGGTCTGGCCGGTGACCGGACGGGAACTGCTATTCAGCGATGGTGAGGCTGGACGCATAGTAAAAAGCTCAAGAGATGGATTGGGCGGCAGGGCTTTACGCGACTGGGTGCCGCTCAGACATTCGGGAGCGCGCCGATCAGTCTTGTTGCTTTTCAGGGTGAAGCCTCACCACCCCGAACGCACAACTTAACCTGTCATTATTTATGAAACTAAACCGTAAATAATATGTCACCATTTACCGGGCCACAGTGTTGGTTTGCAAAAAAAACCATCATAGGGCCACGAAAAGAATTTGGCGGCCCGCCCTTGACTCAACCGTGGGCCGGGACTACCTCAAGCGCGCTGTTAGCACTCGATGAAACCGAGTGCTAACACCCTCAATTGCAACTCAACCGGAGAGAATCCCATGAGCTTTCGCCCGTTAGGCGACCGTGTTCTGGTCAAGCGCGTCGAAGAAGAAGCCAAGACCAAGGGCGGCATCATCATCCCCGATACCGCCAAGGAAAAGCCACAGGAAGGCGAAGTTGTCGCCGTTGGCCCCGGCAATCGTAACGACAAGGGCGAGCAGGTTGCGCTCGACGTCAAGGCCGGTGATCGCGTCCTGTTCGGTAAGTGGGGCGGCACCGAAGTCAAGATCGACGGCGAAGACCTGCTGATCCTGAAAGAATCCGACGTTCTGGGCGTGCTGACCAAGTAAGGTCGCGCCACATCCTCAAATTTCCGCAACCATAAAGGAATACATATCATGGCTGCCAAACAAGTTCTGTTCGGTTCCGACGCGCGCGAAAAAATGCTGCGCGGCGTCAACATCCTCGCCAATGCTGTCAAAGTGACCCTGGGCCCCAAGGGCCGCAATGTCGTGCTCGAAAAGTCGTTCGGCGCGCCGCGCTCCACCAAGGACGGCGTGTCCGTCGCCAAGGAAATCGAACTGGAAGATAAGTTCGAAAACATGGGCGCGCAAATGATCCGCGAAGTCGCCTCCAAGACCAATGACAAGGCCGGTGACGGCACCACCACCGCCACGGTTCTGGCTCAGGCCATCGTGCAGGAAGGCCTCAAGGCCGTGGCCGCCGGTATGAACCCGATGGATCTGAAGCGCGGCATCGACAAGGCGGTCAGCGTCGTGGTCGAGCAGATCAAGAGCGCCTCGAAGAAGGTCACCACCAACGGCGAAATCGCTCAGGTCGGCACCATCTCGGCCAATGGCGATGTCGAAGTCGGCGAAATGATTGCCAAGGCCATGGAAAAGGTCGGCAATGAAGGCGTCATCACGGTTGAAGAAGCCAAGACCGCCGAAACCGAGCTGGATGTCGTTGAAGGTATGCAGTTCGACCGCGGCTATCTGTCGCCCTACTTCATCACCAACCCCGACAAGATGGAAGCGGTTCTCGAAGACCCGTACATCCTGGTGTTCGACAAGAAGATCTCCAGCCTGCAACCCATGCTGCCGATCCTCGAAGCCGTTGTGCAATCGGGCCGTCCGCTTTTGATCATCGCCGAAGACGTTGAAGGCGAAGCGCTGGCCACCCTCGTCGTCAACCGCCTGCGTGGCGGCCTGCGCGTTGCCGCCGTCAAGGCACCGGGCTTTGGCGACCGCCGCAAGGCCATGCTGGAAGACATCGCCGTCCTCACCAAGGGCGAAGTGATCTCCGAAGACCTCGGCATCAAGCTGGAAACCGTGTCGCTCGACATGCTGGGCCGCGCCAAGAAGGTCACCATCACCAAGGAAAACACCACCATCGTGGATGGTTCCGGTGAAAAGGCCGACATCGAAGCCCGTGTCGCCCAGATCAAGAAGCAGATCGAAGAAACCACCTCGGATTACGACAAGGAAAAGCTGCAAGAACGTCTGGCCAAGCTGGCTGGCGGCGTTGCCGTGATCCGCGTCGGCGGCTCCACCGAAGTGGAAGTCAAGGAAAAGAAGGACCGCGTTGACGACGCGCTCAACGCCACGCGCGCGGCCGTTGAAGAAGGCATCGTTCCGGGCGGCGGCACGGCCCTGCTGAAGGCTTCGCTGGCGCTGAAGGGCCTGGAAGGCATCAATGCCGACCAGACCGCCGGTATCGCCATCGTGCGCAAGGCCATTCAGGCTCCCTTACGTCAAATCGCTGAAAATGCCGGTGTCGAAGGCTCGGTGGTTGTCAATGCCATTCTGGCCAATGACTCAGCCACCTACGGCTTCAACGCCCAGACCGAAAAGTACGTCGATCTGGTGGCCGATGGCGTCATCGACCCGGCCAAGGTCGTGCGCACGGCGCTGCAAGACGCAGCTTCGGTGGCGGGCATCCTGATCACCACGGAAGCTGCTGTGGCCGAAGCCCCCAAGAAGGACGCTCCGCAAGCTGGCGGCGGCGCTGGCATGGGCGGCGGCATGGGCGGCATGGGCGGTATGGATTTCTAGTCCTCAACGGGAAAGTCCCTCGGCTTCGCCTCGGTGTACTTTCCCATTGGCCCCATATCGTGAGACGTTTTTCGGGCCAAGCCCTGTAAAACGTCTCACATGTTACATGGAAAGAGCGGGTCGCAAGACCCGCTCTTTTTTATATCAGGAGGGAAAGACTATCCCTTCGTAACCCTTTTGATCCAGTGTACAGTCTACCAGTTCTAAAAACTTTCCTTTAGTAAGGCCGACCTGCTTAGCCATTTGACCCAGTAGAGAGTCTCCAATGGTTTTATAGCTGGAACCATGACTCATTTTGGTGCGCTTTGTAGTTTTCTTACCTTCAAGGTTTGTATAAATATAATAATGATGGTCTCTATCATCTTTATAAAAGCCTTTACGCAAAAGCGCTGCTTCAATATCCGCGCGCTCTCTAGTCATGAACCTACCTTGAAATAGGAGTTTAAGGAAGCTTTCAATGCAATTGCATCCGGCGCAAGCTCATCATCTGACGCGCACGCATAGTTACGCCAAAGAACATCTAATTCTTCTAAAATAGCTGAACGTATATGGCCATAGCTTTCGCTAAACACGTCGACACCTAACAATGGATTTTGATACAAAAAAAGCCGAGTTTCATGATCAAAGGCAACTAAAATTGCCATAGACCTTGAAGCAAAAACTTTATGTTTTCCCGATTGAAATTCAGATATTGGCTCTAAGCTGGGCTCAACTTCCACTACTGAGCTAAGTTCACGAAAACCCGTGATATCTCCAGCGTTATTAAAATTGGGATAGCCAACAAGTTTTAGACGCTTTCTAACATTGGCTTGAAGCATAGGTTCTAATGGAAGCGGGTAATCCATACGAACAGCCCTACTCTGAGCAGGCTTCAATATTAAAATAGTTTGCCCATAGTTTATTGTTTGAACTTTGCCAACGACCTCCTCCGATCCGGAATCTGGAACTGGCCCAGATCGAATATGGCTTATAATCTTTCGAGCACGGTCGGCTTTAAAGGTAAAAGGCCCTCTACTTCCAGCTCGGACAGTCACATCTAGTCCACTGTCCTCGTCAGGAATTAGCCCACTCGCAGCATTTGCCAAAAACCATCGTTCTCGGGGATCAGGCAATACTTGTGCGACGAGCTCGCCGTCACCGCTATCAAACGCTTTAAGCGCTGCTAAAAGTTTAGTACGAGCCGAAAAAGCAGCGGGAGAAAAATGACCTGATTGAGAAGCAATGTTGAATGGTTGTAAATGGCTGCCAAATTTAGGAGCTTTACAAATTAATGAGTACTCTCGCTTCACCTTTGCGGTAGCCTTCAACCGCTGCCCAAGTCCTCTACCTTCAGCTCGCATACCAATTATCAACAGCATGCGTTGAAGAGCAGTTAGAGAGTTAATCACAGCGTCAGCAGGGGCGCCCCTAAGGCGCTTTACTGGATCACCATCAAACTTTAGCTGGATGTCGTCAGGTTCCCCGTTCATCGTAATTTTTTGATCTCTTGTCATTTCATCTGCACTTTGAATCAGCCCGACTTTCCACGCAAGAGAATAAATTGACCATCGGTGAAAACAGACCGCTCACTCGTAAGGATTGTGTTAATGATATTAAGAAAGTCAATCATCCGGGGATTTCGTTTATGGCACATCAAATGTGAAAATATTCACGCCCGCTTACTATGGTTCTCCACATATTCCCGCAGGGCGCGGTTGATGCGCGTCTGATAGCCGTCACCGGCATCCTTGAACCGGGCCACCACGTCGGCATCGAGGCGCAGCGATAACGGCTGCTTGACCGGTCTGTACAGCATCCCTCGGCGCGCGCCTTTCTTATACCTCCCCAGCTTGCTGGGGAGGGGGACCATAAGCGCAGCGAACGAAGTTCCGCGCAGCGAATGGTGGTGGGGTTTCTGGCTTTCTTCCCTATGGCAGGAGCCGTTTTCGGAAATATCGGCCAGAACCTGCTGATCGATTCCGACCTTTTAAGCAAGAAACCCCACCACCACGCCGCAAGGGCGGCGCGGTCCCCCTCCCCATCGAAGATGGGGAGGTATAAATAGTATGGATACCCCCTTCCTTATACCTCCCCGACTTGTCGGGGTTTGACGCCGAAAAACGATCCAGTGAATCGTTTTTCAAGTCATGGGACCATGAGCGAAGCGAACGAAGTTCCGCGCAGCGAATGGTGGTGGGGTTTCTGGCTTTCTGCCTTATGGCAGGAGCCGTTTGCGGGAATGCCGGTCAAGGCCTGCTGATCAATCCAGACATATTTAAGCAAGACACCCCACCACCACGCCGCAAGAGCGGCGCGGTCCCCCTCCCCACCATAGGTGGGGAGGTATAAGAAGCGTTGAATCTCTTACTTGCGCTGCGTCGCCAGTTCCGCCGCCAGCAACCGTATGCCATCCGCCGCGCCCTCAGGATCACGATAGACCTCTGGTGCGGGCAGGCGATAAACCTGCAAGCCATTTGCCCTCAGATAAGCCTCACGCACGGCGTCCTTTTGCGCCTGTTCCGGTGCGCTATGCACTGCGCCATCGACCTCAATCACCAGTCGCGCGCGGAAGCAGTAAAAGTCGAGAATATAGGGGCCGAAAGCGTGCTGGCGTTTGAAGATGAGGCCATCATCAAGACGCAGCTTCAGCCTTTCCCAGAGCAGCCATTCCGGGCCGGTCAGGGTTTTGCGCATCTGACGGGCGAGCGCGATTTTTCGCTTCGGTGTTGCGGTCATGGCCTGAAAGTAAGACACCCCACCACCAACGCGCAAGAGCGCGTCGGTCCCGCTCTCCATCAAAGATGGGGAGGTATAGACGGTAACGGTTTCTGATAAAGATGCAATTAGCCCCTTCACGCAGCGCGGCCCCGCCCGTATAGATTTAGGCCCTTCTGAAAAGAGGTTGTGCCGCATGACCACCGCCACCCAGGCCGAAAAACTGACCAATATGGCCACGCAGGTGATCCACAGCGCGGCGCAGGATTATTACGTCTTCATCATCGTGTTCCTGCTGGCCTCGGCGCTGATCGTGCCGCTGGCCCAGCGCTTCAAGGTGTCGAGCGTACTGGGCTTTTTGCTGGTCGGCGTGCTGATGGGGCCCGATGCCCTGGGCCGCCTCAGTCACTTTCTGCCGGGGCTCGACGCCTTTTCGATGATCCGCACCCACGCCGTGCATCGTTTCGCCGAGCTGGGCGTGGTGTTCCTGCTGTTTTCCATCGGGTTAGAGCTGACCTTTGAGCGCTTAAAATCGATGCGGCGGCTGGTGTTCGGGCTGGGGGCTTTGCAACTGGTGCTGTCAACGGCTGTGCTGGCCGTGGTGTTTTTCATGATGGGCCGCAGTCTGGTGGGGGCCATCCTGCTCGGCATGGCGCTGGCGCTGTCGTCCACCGCCGTCGTCATCCCCGTGCTGGCCGACCGCAAGGCGCTGGCCACCGCCTCCGGGCGCAGCGTCTTTGCCGTCCTGCTGGCGCAGGATCTGAGCGTGGCGCCGATCATGGTCACCGTGGTGATCCTGACCGGCGCGTCCGATAACGGCCAGGTGGGGGTGCAGGGTCTGCTGGCGCTGATTCCGGCCCTGATCGGCATGGGCCTGCTGGTGGGCGGCGGGCGCTGGCTGTTGCGGCCCCTGTTCAAATCGGTGGCGCGCACCAAAAGCCGCGAACTGTTCATGGCCGCCTGTTTGCTGGTGATCCTGCTGGCCGGACAGGTGGCGGTGATGACCGGCCTGCCGATGGGGCTGGGCGCCTTCGTGGCGGGGGTGCTGCTGGCCGAAACCGAATATCGCCGCGAGATCGAGGTGATGATCGATCCGTTCAAGGGCCTGCTGCTCGGCCTGTTTTTCGTCACTGTGGGGGCCCGGCTCGATTTCGGCGCGGTCATGGCCCGCCCGGAACTGGTGCTGGGGCTGGCGGCGGGGCTGATCGTGCTCAAGGCACTGGTCGTATTCCCGCTGGCCAAACTGTTCGGCCTGACGACGCGCAGCGCTATTGAGACAGCGGCGGTGCTGGGGCCCGCAGGCGAATTCGCCTATGTCATCATTGATGAAGCCATTGGCCGCCACGTCATCCCGGCCAGCTTCGGCCAGGCCATCATCCTGTCGGCCACCTTGTCTTTGTTTTGCGTGCCGGTGCTGGCCGGGCTGGCGTCGCGCCTCACCGCCCGCATGGCAGGCCCGCGCGAAGCCGCGCCCAGTGAGGCGCCCGACGTGGTCAGCGCCGATGCGCGCGTGCTGGTGATCGGTTTTGGCCGCGTCGGCGAACTGGTGACCGACATGCTGCGCGCCCACGACATCCCCTTCACCGTCATCGATTTCAACCCCAAGGTCACACGGCGGGCGCGGATGCGCGGCGTCGAGGCCTGGTATGGCAATGCCGCCATGCCGGAATTTCTGATGCGCGTCGGGCTGGAACGCGCCCGCGCCGTGGTGGTGACCGTATCGAACGCGGCCTTCACCGAGGATGTGGTGCGCACCGTGCGCGGTTTGCGCGACGACGTGCATATTATCGCCCGCGCCCGCGATGCCGGTCATGCCTATCAGCTCTACCGGCTGGGGGCCACCGACGCCGTGCCCGAAACCATCGAGGCCTCGCTGCAACTGGCCGAAAACACGCTGATCGATCTGGGCGTGCCGATGGGACTGGTTCTGGCCAGCGTCCACGAACAGCGCGATGTCTTCCGCCGCCAGTTCGGCGTGCGCGGCGGTCAGGCGGCCAGTTTGCATGGTCACCCGCTGAAGGGTGAGGCGTGAACGATTAAGGCTTGCCAAGCGCGCGTGGTTTTTCTACCCCTAGAGCGGTCTGCATTCTGATTGAATCGGTCAAAGGAATGCAACCCGCTCTACATTTTACGTCTTTCCGCATCTCGCATTCAATTTGTAAGTCAAATTAAACGCTCGTTGCTCTAGGCCAAGCAGATCAGGAGTACAGCGTGACGCAACCGACCAATAATCGACGCGGTGTTCTGGCCACGGGACTGGCCGCAGGTCTGGCCCTGGTGGCCGCCTCCGTCGCCGCCTGTTCGAAAAAGGCCGCGCCGCCGCCCGCGCCGCCTCCACCACCACCGCCACCTCCGCCGCCCCCTCCACCGCCGGAAACCGTCACGGTCAGTTTGATGACCGATAAGGGCGAGATTGTGATCAGGCTGGAAAACAAGAAGGCGCCGATCACCACCGGCAATTTCCTGAAATATGTCGATTCCGGCAAGCTGAACGGGGCCGACTTCTGGCGCGCCGCCGATTCCGGCCCGTCGGGCTTTATTCAGGGCACGGCGCTTGGCCCCACCTTCCCGCCCATCGCCCATGAACCGACCAGCCAGACCGGTCTGTCGCACACCAATGGCGCGATCTCGATGTCACGCTTCGCGCCGGGCACGGCTACGGCCGATTTCGTCATCTGTGTCGGCGACAATACCTATATGGATGCAGGCCGCTCCGGCTCGACGGACAAGCTGGGTTATGCCGCCTTCGGCCACGTCATCAAGGGCATGGATGTGGTGAAAAGCATATTGCACGGCAAGATCGATCCGAAAACCCCGCCGCAGGGCGGCTGGGCCGGTCAGATGCTGCTGCATCCGGTCAAGATCATCTCGGCCAGGCGCGTGTCCGAGACGCCGGATACGGGCGCGACATCGGCGTCGGCATAAATAAATTACTTCATAAGAAAATAGGCCACTTTAGCAGTTTCTATTATTCAGACTTGCCCCACCATACAATATATACTGAAAATTGCTTGTCTAGCTTGTCTTTCAACGTTCCGCCATCACTACGGTAGGTTCTGCCTCTGGCTTTCTTTTCTGCATGGTATTTGTTACATAGAATATTTTCCGGATCGTTGAGAAGCATGGTAGATCTTTGCAAATACTCTTCTAAATCCAGAGCAGTTTTGTGATTTAATTTATCAGATAAAACGACAAGGTGTTCAAATCCGTGCCTTCGATATTGATCAGCTTTTGTGCCGCAAGGAAGAGATGTCCATCCGATTAGATATTGATCTACGGATTTGCTTGAAATAATAGATTCAATGGTGTTGAGGCATATTTGTGCGCGATTTTTAATTTGTGACATTAAACTCTCCATTCGCAGAATACTTAAACGCTAATTTAACTAAACTTGACACCACCTACTTCTCGCTATCGTGCGCTTCCAGACGGGTGCGTAACGAATCGATCTCGGCGAAGAAGCGCTTGCGCACCTCGCTGGCGAACGGATTATCGCGCTCAATCGACAGGAACAGCTCGTCGGAATCGCCCTGCACCAGGCCTACGCCCTGCATCATCAGGTCGTAGGAGCGCGTAGTATGGACGGTGGGCAAAGGTTCCAGCCCGCTCAACACCTTGGCGATCAGGTGGGTTAAGCCCTGCACGGCGGCCAGGGCGCGGTCGTGCTCCTCCGGCGTGGCCAGCGACACCTTGAGATCGAGCGTCTTCTCGAAAAAGCGAATAATGCTGGCCAGATGGCGCACGCGCACCGGACAGACGACGATTTCGAGATCGTGGATGCCCTTGCGCGCCGATTGCGGCCCGAAAAGCGGATGGGTACACAGGATGGAGGCGTCCGCCGGCATGGCGTCGAGCAGCCAGCGCGCCGGCTTCATCTTGACCGAACCGACATCAATGATCAGGGCGCGCGGCGCAACATGCGGCGCAATCGCTTCGGCCAGCGCCTTTAAGGTGCGGATCGGCGTGGCCAGCACCACGTAAGGACAGGCCGCCGCCTCTTCGAGGCTGACGAGTGTCACATTATGGCGGCTGGCGAATTTGCGCGCTTCCGGCGACGGATCATGGGCGTAGATGTCGAAATAGGGCGACAGGTGCCGGACGATCAGGCGACCGAAGGCACCTAAACCGAACAGGCCCAGTCTGTGGACTTTTTTGAACACGCTCTGTCATTTCCGTCAGCAAAATCAAAGCCCGCCCGTACCACGAATTAGGCGTGGTGGCGAGGCGCAAATACCGCCCGGCCCTGACCGACCCTATCTACCACCAGCCGGAATGCTTTTTCTTGCCCTTGTCGTCGCGCCTCTTGTCGTCATGGCTCTTATCAGCGGCGGCCAGTTCCAGCGCCACCTGCGCCGGTGTCTTGGCCAGTTCGTCAGGTGTGATGAAGCCATCGTGATTGCGATCCAGAATAGCAAAACGCTGATGGGTGGCGGTCAGCCATTCCTCGGCAGAAACGCGGAAGTCGAAATCGGCGTCGGCGGCACGGATCGGCTGCGGCTCGTCAATCAGGCTGTATTGCGAAGCGCCCAGGATCTGCTTGACATACTTGCCGCCATTGGGGCTGTCGTCCTGGCTGGTGTCCATGTCGGGATCATAGTCGTGATGCAGCACCTTCGGCTGCTGGATACGCGGATCGACGTGCTGGATTTCCGGTGCGATGATGCTTTCATAGCGGCTGTTTTCCGGGCTGGAAATATAGCCGTCATGATTGACATCCAGTTCGGCGAAGAAGTTCTGCGCGTCGGTGACGAATTCATCTTGACTGATCTTGCCGTCATGATTGGTATCGGCGGCATTGAACCATTCCATCACCGGATAGGGCTTGCCCGCGCTTGCGCGAAACGGCTGGCCGGAGGGCGAAAAGAACACATTCAGGTTCATGACATCGAGATAGGCCTGCGCGGTGGCCGGCAGGGCGGTGAAGGCGGGCACGGCGGTCAGGCCCAGCAGGGCGACGGAAAACGAAATCGACGAAAAGCGCATAGGCGGATCTTTCGGACAGGGAAGGGCCATCATGGAATTGCGCGCAACTTAGCGGTGGCGGGCCGGATCGGCAAGAGGCTTGACAGGCAGGAAATTCTTGCCCGGTCAATATTTCCCTGAGTAAATTTTGCTTGCTTTTATGTAATCATGGATATATTGATCTAACATTCATTCCAAAACATAGATTTAATTTTGTTATTTTGGTTGCATTGCTGAAATATTTATTAAGTTAACACACTATTAACTTGAATTATTTTCCATGCTATTGCCCGCGAACAGATTTCGGGTTCCAGCAAGGAGAGTCTCATGCAAATCAGCAGTTCGGCGAGCCCCAGCCTCAGCCAGTTGCTGGCGCAGGTGCAGTCAAGTCTGAGCGCGACATCGGGCAGTTCAGACAGTTCGGCGGCATCTTCCGCGACCACGACCGCGACCACGGCCACCACCGCTTCCACCTTCAGCGAAAACCCCGACTATTTCATCAGCGCCCTGTCTTCGAAAATCCTCGAGGGCCTGACGGCGATGCAGTCGCAAGCCTCCACATCGGCTTCATCGACCTTGAGCAGTATCGGTGGCGGCCATCATCACGGCCATCACCATATGCATATGCCATCTGGTAGTGACGGCACATCCAGCCTCAGCGCCAGCCCCGCCTCGCTGGCCGATACACTTTTCGCCAGCATGGACACCAATGGCGACGGCTCGGTTTCGGCGGCTGAAAAAACCAGCTTCGATCAGCAGATGGCCGCCGGTGGAACCACCAGTGGCATGGGCGGCGTCCAGGGTGCATCATCGACGCAGGACACCTCCTTGCTGGATGCCCTGTCTTCGAGCAGCACGTCAGGCAGCGGCAGCACAGCTTCCGGCGCGTCAGACAGCCTGGCCAGCCTGATGCAGCAATTCATCCAGGCCGTGCAAAGCTATTCCAGCACAGCCGCTTCCGGGATGACCGCCGCTTCGATGATCACCTCCATCGACGCCTGATTTATGACAGGCGGTGGGCGGACAGGATGGTGACCGGTCTGGCCAGGATTTCGTCAGGCCAGTCACCGGGCGCGGGCTTGGCTTTCGAACGCGGCGCGTGCAGGATTTGCTTCACCACCGCCATGCCCGACACCACATGGCCGAAGGCGGCATAGCCCTGATGATCGGGCGTGGCATTGCCGCCGGCATCGAGATAGGTCATGTCGCCGACACAGATGGTAAATTCGTTCGACGCCGTGCCGACGGCATAGCGCGCGGTCGAGACTGTGCCGTCGGTATGCGACAAATGGGTCTGGCTGGTCGGCTCGTGCGGGATCGGCGGAAAAGTGCGGTCGCCGCTGTTGAACTGGATGAAACCGGCCTGGCCCGCGGACACGGCGCGATAAAAACTGCCGCCATCAAGCTTGTGGCGGTCAACATAGTGCAGGAAATTGGCCGTGGTGATCGGCGCATCCTTGCCGTCCAGTTCGAGCACGATCGGCCCGTCCGAGGTATCGATCTCCACGCGCACGCGGTCGGGCGGCACATCAAGGCCGATGGCCAGCCGCTTCGGCGGCGGTGCGGGCGGCGGCGGCGCTTTTGACGCCGGTTTCGAACAGGCGGCCAGCAACAAAACGAGCCCCGCCAAGGCCCAAAACCGCCGGTTCATCACGCCCCCTGCTGGCAGGCGGCGCGGATCAGCCAGTCGATCTCGCTTTCCAACTGGCTCAGCGGTACGGCGATCAGGCGTTCTTCCAGCCCCAGACTGATCACGCCATGCACGGCGGCAAACAGGGTGCGCGCCCGCACGCTGAGGGCCTCGGCGGGCAGATCCGGCATGAGAACGGCCAGAGGCTCGGCAATATGGCGAAACAGCCGTAGCTGATCCTCATTGGCCCATTCCGGCACCACTGAGCGCACATGGGTTTCAAACAGCATCCGCCATAGCCGCAGATTTTCACGCGCAAAAACGAGATAGGTTCGGGCCACCTGACCCAGCCTTTGCAGGGCTTGCGCGGGCGTGGTCATCGGCAGGTGATCGCTGGCCTCAGCCGCCGCCGCGCCAAGGCGCGACAGGGTACGCGAATTGACCCGCAGCATCAGATCGTCCATGTCGGCGACGATGTTGTAAAGCCCGCCCAATGCAATGCCGAGATCGGCGGCCAGATCGCGCGCCTTCAGGCTGGCCACGCCCTCGGCGCAGATGCGCGTTTCAGCGGCGCTAATCAGGGCTTCCAGTTGCGCCTGACGGCGGT contains the following coding sequences:
- a CDS encoding peptidylprolyl isomerase, producing the protein MTQPTNNRRGVLATGLAAGLALVAASVAACSKKAAPPPAPPPPPPPPPPPPPPPETVTVSLMTDKGEIVIRLENKKAPITTGNFLKYVDSGKLNGADFWRAADSGPSGFIQGTALGPTFPPIAHEPTSQTGLSHTNGAISMSRFAPGTATADFVICVGDNTYMDAGRSGSTDKLGYAAFGHVIKGMDVVKSILHGKIDPKTPPQGGWAGQMLLHPVKIISARRVSETPDTGATSASA
- a CDS encoding cation:proton antiporter codes for the protein MTTATQAEKLTNMATQVIHSAAQDYYVFIIVFLLASALIVPLAQRFKVSSVLGFLLVGVLMGPDALGRLSHFLPGLDAFSMIRTHAVHRFAELGVVFLLFSIGLELTFERLKSMRRLVFGLGALQLVLSTAVLAVVFFMMGRSLVGAILLGMALALSSTAVVIPVLADRKALATASGRSVFAVLLAQDLSVAPIMVTVVILTGASDNGQVGVQGLLALIPALIGMGLLVGGGRWLLRPLFKSVARTKSRELFMAACLLVILLAGQVAVMTGLPMGLGAFVAGVLLAETEYRREIEVMIDPFKGLLLGLFFVTVGARLDFGAVMARPELVLGLAAGLIVLKALVVFPLAKLFGLTTRSAIETAAVLGPAGEFAYVIIDEAIGRHVIPASFGQAIILSATLSLFCVPVLAGLASRLTARMAGPREAAPSEAPDVVSADARVLVIGFGRVGELVTDMLRAHDIPFTVIDFNPKVTRRARMRGVEAWYGNAAMPEFLMRVGLERARAVVVTVSNAAFTEDVVRTVRGLRDDVHIIARARDAGHAYQLYRLGATDAVPETIEASLQLAENTLIDLGVPMGLVLASVHEQRDVFRRQFGVRGGQAASLHGHPLKGEA
- a CDS encoding BrnA antitoxin family protein, giving the protein MVPLPSKLGRYKKGARRGMLYRPVKQPLSLRLDADVVARFKDAGDGYQTRINRALREYVENHSKRA
- the groES gene encoding co-chaperone GroES yields the protein MSFRPLGDRVLVKRVEEEAKTKGGIIIPDTAKEKPQEGEVVAVGPGNRNDKGEQVALDVKAGDRVLFGKWGGTEVKIDGEDLLILKESDVLGVLTK
- a CDS encoding endonuclease domain-containing protein, with translation MTATPKRKIALARQMRKTLTGPEWLLWERLKLRLDDGLIFKRQHAFGPYILDFYCFRARLVIEVDGAVHSAPEQAQKDAVREAYLRANGLQVYRLPAPEVYRDPEGAADGIRLLAAELATQRK
- the groL gene encoding chaperonin GroEL (60 kDa chaperone family; promotes refolding of misfolded polypeptides especially under stressful conditions; forms two stacked rings of heptamers to form a barrel-shaped 14mer; ends can be capped by GroES; misfolded proteins enter the barrel where they are refolded when GroES binds), whose product is MAAKQVLFGSDAREKMLRGVNILANAVKVTLGPKGRNVVLEKSFGAPRSTKDGVSVAKEIELEDKFENMGAQMIREVASKTNDKAGDGTTTATVLAQAIVQEGLKAVAAGMNPMDLKRGIDKAVSVVVEQIKSASKKVTTNGEIAQVGTISANGDVEVGEMIAKAMEKVGNEGVITVEEAKTAETELDVVEGMQFDRGYLSPYFITNPDKMEAVLEDPYILVFDKKISSLQPMLPILEAVVQSGRPLLIIAEDVEGEALATLVVNRLRGGLRVAAVKAPGFGDRRKAMLEDIAVLTKGEVISEDLGIKLETVSLDMLGRAKKVTITKENTTIVDGSGEKADIEARVAQIKKQIEETTSDYDKEKLQERLAKLAGGVAVIRVGGSTEVEVKEKKDRVDDALNATRAAVEEGIVPGGGTALLKASLALKGLEGINADQTAGIAIVRKAIQAPLRQIAENAGVEGSVVVNAILANDSATYGFNAQTEKYVDLVADGVIDPAKVVRTALQDAASVAGILITTEAAVAEAPKKDAPQAGGGAGMGGGMGGMGGMDF